The Xanthomonas sp. DAR 80977 nucleotide sequence ACCGACGATCTCGACAGCGGCGCCTCGCCCTGGCGCCGGCGCCTGCTCACCTGGGGCCTGGCCGCGGCCGCGCTGGGCCTGGGCTTCCTGATCCCGTACACGGTCTATCTGAACAAGCAGGTGACGCAGCGCTTCGGCGAGCTGCGCTGGCAGATTCCGACCCGGGTCTACGCCCGCCCGCTGGGGCTGGCGCCGGACACGGCGATGGACGCGCAGACGCTGAAGACCGAGCTGGACGCGGCCAGCTACCGCGAGGACGCCGGCGCGCAACGCCCCGGCACCTACCAGCAGGACGGCAGCCGCTTCGTCATCGCCAGCCGCGGCTACGTCGACGTGGATGGCCGGGTCGCGCCCAGGCGGGTGGAAGTGAGCCTGTCCGGCGGCCGCGTGGCGGCGCTGCGCGATGCGCAGACGCGCAAGTCGCTGAATGCCGCACGGCTGGATCCGGCGCGCATCGCCACCTTGTACGGGCAGAAGCAGGAAGAGCGGCGGCTGGTGCGGGTGGACGAAGTGCCCGAGCTGCTGGTCACCGGCCTGCAGGCGGTGGAAGACCGCGACTTCAACTACCACCACGGCATCGACCTCAGCGGCATGGTGCGCGCGGCGTGGGTGATGGTGCGTTCCGGCGGCAAGAGCCGGCAGGGCGCCAGCACCCTGACCCAGCAGCTGGCGCGCAGCGGCCTGCTCGGCATCGGCAAGGAACAGACCCTCACCCGCAAGTTCAACGAGATCCTCTACGCGCTGATCATGGAGGCGCGCTACGACAAGCGCACCATCCTGGAGGCCTATCTGAACCAGGTGTACCTGGGCCAGCGCGGCAGCCAGGCGATCCACGGCGTGGCCTCGGGCGCGGAGTTCTGGTTCGGGCGCGAGCTGGATTCGCTGCCGCCGGAACAGGTGGCGCTGCTGATCGGCCTGGTCAAGGGGCCGTCCTACTACGATCCGCGACGCTTCCCCGAGCGCGCGCTGGACCGGCGCAACTTCGTGCTCGGCAAGCTGCGCGAGAGCGAGCTGATCGACGAGCCCACCTACCGCAAGGCGCTGTCCGCGCCGTTGGGGGTGCCGGCCAATCCGGGCCTGGTCGCGGCCAACCGCTTTCCGGCCTATGTGGACCTGGTGCGCCGCCAGCTGGCGCGCGACTACCCGGAAAGCGCGCTGCAGGGCGCCGGGCTGAGCGTGCTGACCGGCATGTCGCCGTCGGCGCAGGCCTATGCCGAGGGCGCGGTGACCCGCACCCTCACCGCGCTGGAGACCAACAAGAAGCGGCCGCCGCTGCAGGCCGGGCTGGTGCTGACCGACACCCACAACGGCGACGTGCTGGCGGTGGTCGGCAGTCGCGACGTGTCGCAGCCCGGCTTCAACCGCGCGATCGAGGCGCAGCGCCAGGTCGGCTCGCTGCTCAAGCCGTTCGTGTACCTGCTGGCGCTGGCGCAGCCGGACCACTATTCGCTGGCCAGCTGGGTCGACGATTCGCCGGTGACGGTGCAGCTCAGCCGCGGCAAGCGCTGGACCCCGGGCAATTCCGACAACCGCAGCCACGGCACGGTGCGCCTGGTCGATGCGCTGGCGCATTCGTACAACCAGGCCACGGTGCGGATCGGCATGCAGGTCGGGCCGGAGCGGGTGGCGCAGCTGATCAAGGTGCTGGCCGGGCTCGAGGCCGAGAACAATCCCTCGCTGATCCTGGGCGCGACCGACCAGAGTCCGTACGCGATGACCCAGCTGTACCAGTTCCTCGCCTCCGGCGGCGAGATCCAGCCGCTGCACGCGGTGCGCGGCGTGCTCGACCCGCAGGGCAAGCTGCTCAAGCGCTACGACAAGGCCCCGGCGCCGGCGCAGGAAGGCGATTCGGTCGCGGCCAACCTGGTCGGGCTGGCGCTGCAGCAGGTGGTCAGCAACGGCACCGCGCGGCAGCTGCTCGGCGACGGCCTGGGCAGGCTGTCCCCGGCCGGCAAGACCGGCACCAGCAACGATGGCGTGGACAGCTGGTATGCCGGCTACACCGGCGATCATCTGGCGGTGATCTGGATCGGCAACGACCAGAACAAGCAGACCGGCCTGTACGGCGCCACCGGCGCGATGCGGGTGTGGTCGGGCATCTTCGCGCGGCTGCCGAGTTCGCCGCTGAAGGTGCAGGGCAAGGGCATCGACTGGCAGTGGATGGACCCGGCCGGCAGCAACAGCACCGACGCCAGCTGTCCCGGCGCGCGGCAGTTCCCGTTCGTGGTCGGTTTCGCCCCGGCGTACGCGCCGTGCGCGCCGCCGCAGGCGCTGCCCGAGGAAGGGCAGCCTGCCGAGGGCGAGAGCCAGGGCGGCGGCTGGCGCAGCTGGTTCGGCCTGGACAAGAAGAAAGAAACGCCGCCTGCCGACGCGGCGTCCACTCCCCCGGCGCAATGATCCACGGATGCCTGCCATGACCCGACCTAGCCCCGCCCTCGCCATCGCCGCGCTCAGCCTGCTGCTGGCCTCCTGCGTCAGCGCGCCGCCGCCGCCCCCGCCGCCGCCGGTGGACACCACCACCCCGGCGCAGCGGCTGGCCGCGATCGAGGCCAGCGGCGGCGCCGACGACACCGAACTGAGCGTGCAGCCGCTGCGCGATCCGCAGGTCGAGGATCTGCGCGACAGCGCCAAGCGCAAGCGCGCGGCCGGCGACCTGGCCGGCGCGGCGGCGGCGCTGGACCAGGCCCTGCAACTGGTGCCGGAAGACCCGGCGCTGCTGCAGGACCGCGCCGAAGTGGCCTTGCTGCTGAAGGACGATGCGCAGGCCGAGGCCTTCGCCAAGCGCGCCATCGACCTGGGTTCGCAGACCGGCCCGCTGTGCCGGCGCCACTGGGCGACGATCGAGCAGTCGCGGCTGGCGCGCGGGCAGAAGGAGAACGCGGCGTCCGCGCATGCGCATATCGAGGGCTGCACGGTGGCGGGGATCAAGCGGTATTGATCGGGAGCCGGGATTGGAGATTGGGGATTCGGGATTGGTAGAAGCGACGGTTGTTCGGTTGTTTGTGGCAGGCCGATATCGCCGCGTCGGTGGGCGCACTAAATAGCGAAACCGACGTGCCGCTTTTGCGAATCCCGAATCCCGAATCCCCAATCCCGGCCCTCCATGTCCCTCAGCCACGCCAGCACCGAAGCCCTGAGCGAAGGCGGTGCGCTTGCCCGCCAGCTCGATGCGTTCGTGCCGCGCGCGGCGCAGCTGCGGCTGACCGCGGCGATCGCCGAGGCGTTCGAGCAGCGCGACGTGCTGCTCGCCGAGGCCGGCACCGGCACCGGCAAGACCTATGCGTACCTGGTCCCGGCGCTGCTGTCGGGGCTGAAGACCATCGTCTCCACCGGCACCCGCGCGCTGCAGGACCAGCTCTACCACCGCGACCTGCCGCGGGTGCGCGCGGCGCTGGGTGTTGGCCTGAACAGCGCACTGCTGAAGGGCCGCGCCAACTACCTGTGCAAGTACCGGCTGGAGCAGGCCAAGGGCGAGCCGCGCTTCACCTCGCGCGAGCAGATCGCGCAGTTCCAGCGCATCGTCGCCTGGGGCGGACGCACCCGCTTCGGCGACATCGCCGAGCTGGACGCGCTGCCCGACGATTCGCCGCTGCTGCCGATGGTCACCTCGACCATGGACAACTGCCTCGGTACCGAGTGCCCGTTCTGGGGCGAGTGCTTCGTGGTGCAGGCGCGGCAGCGCGCGCAGGCCGCCGACGTGGTGGTGGTCAACCACCATCTGCTGCTGGCCGACCTGGCGCTGAAGCAGGAGGGCTTCGGCGAGATCCTGCCCGGTGCGCAGGCCTTCGTCATCGACGAGGCGCACCAGTTGCCGGAACTGGCGGCGAACTTCTTCGGCGAGAGCTTCGGCATGCGGCCGCTGCAGGAACTGGCGCGCGATTGCCTGGCCGAGAGCCGCCACGTCGCCGGCGCGCTGGCCAGCCTGCAGGCGCCGGTGCAGGCGCTGGAGCAGGCCTTGCGCGAACTGCGCGCGGCCATGGAAGGGTTGCCCACCCGCGGCACCCAATGGCGGCTGCTGGCCAAGCCGCAGGTGCGCGACGGCTTCGATGCGCTGCTGGCGGAACTGGCGCGCCTGCAGGACAGCCTGGCGGCGCTGCGCGACGCCTCGCCCGGCTTCGACGCCTGCGCCGCGCGCGCGCAGGACATGCGCACGCGCCTGGGCCACTGGCTCGGCGACGATGCGCCGATCCCCGATTTCGACGCCGAGCCGGCGCCGCCGTCCAACGACGTGCTGTGGTACGAACTGAGCGCGCGCGGCTTCCGCTGCCAGCGCACGCCGCTGGACGTGTCCGGCCCGCTGCGCATGCACCGCGAGAAGTCGCACGCGGCGTGGGTGTTCACCTCGGCGACGCTGGCGGTGAAGGGCGATTTCGAGCACATCGCCACCCGCCTGGGGCTGAGCGATCCGATGACCCTGCTGCAGCCCAGTCCGTTCGACTGGGCGCGGCAGGCGCTGTGCTATCTGCCGGCGTTGCCGGACCCGAACGCGCGCGGCTTCGGCACCGCGCTGATCGCCGCGCTGCATCCGGTGCTGCAGGCCTCGCAGGGCCGCGCCTTCCTGCTGTTCGCCTCGCACCGCGCCTTGCGCGAGGCGGCCGAGGCGCTGCGCGACGGGCCGTGGCCGCTGTTCGTGCAGGGCGAGGCGCCGCGCGCGACCCTGCTGCAGCGCTTCCGCGAGTCCGGCAACGGCGTGCTGCTCGGCTCGGCCAGTTTCCGCGAGGGCGTGGACGTGGTCGGCGATGCGCTGAGCGTGGTGGTGATCGACAAGCTGCCGTTCGCCGCGCCGGACGACCCGGTGTTCGAGGCGCGGCTGGACGCGATCCGCCGCGACGGCGGCAACCCGTTCCGCGACGAACAGCTGCCGCAGGCGGTGATCGCACTCAAGCAGGGCGTGGGCCGGCTGATCCGCAGCGAGAGCGACCGCGGCGTGCTGGTGCTGTGCGATCCGCGCCTGCTGTCCAAGTCCTACGGCCGCACCTTCCTGGAGTCGCTGCCGCCGTTCGCGCGCACCCGCGATGTGGAGGACGTGCGGGCGTTTTTTGCGTCGGGACCCGGGACTGGGGACTCGGGACTCGAAGAAGCGCAGGCGCACGAAGCGTGGCCTGACGATCTCGGTCGCTGACCGCCTGCCACGTGGCGCTGCGCTTCTTGTCCCGGGCGTTGAGCCATGGATGCTAGGCTTTGCGCCTTTCCGGGTCCCCAGTCCCGAGTCCCCAGTCCCGGCCCCCAATGAAAATTCTCGCCTTCGAAACCGCCACAGAAGCCCTGTCCGTCGCCGTGCATGTCGATGGCGCGGTGCGCGAGCGGTTCGAACTCGCGCCGCGGCGGCATGCCGAGCTGGCGCTGCCGTGGGCCGAGCAGTTGCTGGCCGAGGCCGGTATCGCCCGCAGCCAGCTCGATGCGATCGCGTTCGGGCGCGGCCCCGGCGCGTTCACCGGCGTGCGCCTGGCGATCGCGCTGGCGCAGGGCATCGCCCTGGCGCTGGACCTGCCGGTGCTGCCGGTCTCCACCCTGCACGCGCTGGCCCTGCGCGCGCCGGCCGAGGCGCCGCAGGTGCTGGCAACCATCGATGCGCGCATGGGCGAGATCTACGCGGCGGCCTTCGTGCGCGATGCCGAGGGATTGCATGCGCTGACGCCCGAGCAGGTGCTGGTCCCGGACGCGTTCGTGCTGCCGCAGACGGATGCGCCCTGGCATGGCGTCGGCACCGGGCTGGCGGCGCTCGACAACGCGCTGCAGCGGCGCCTGGGCGCGCAGTTGCGCAGCGTCGATGCGCAGGCCTTGCCGCATGCCGCCGACGTGCTGACCCTGGCATTGGCGGCCCATGCGCGCGGCGAAGCGATCGCGCCGGAACGCGCCGAACCGGCCTACCTGCGCGACAACGTCGCCCTGACCCTGGCCGAGCAGCAGGCGCAGCGGGCCGCACGATGACGGCGGCCGGGACCGAGCGCGCACGCTTCCGCGGTTGCCTGCTGGGCCTGGCGGTCGGCGATGCGCTCGGGACAACCCTGGAATTCAAGGCGCCCGGCAGCTTCGCCCCGATCGACGACATGGTCGGTGGCGGTCCGTTCGACCTGCGCCCCGGGCAGTGGACCGACGACACCTCGATGGCCTTGTGCCTGGCGCACAGCCTGCTGTACCGCGAGGGCTTCGACGCCACGGACCAGATGAACCGCTACTGCAACTGGTATCGCCACGGCTACCTCAGCAGCACGGGCACGTGTTTCGACATCGGCAACACCGTGCGCCAGGCGCTGGAGCGCTATCTGGATGGCGGCCCGGCTTTCAGCGGCAGCGACGATCCGCGCGCGGCCGGCAACGGCTCGCTGATGCGGCTGGCGCCGGTGGCGATGTATTACGCGCATCGCCCCGACGTGCTGGCCGAGCGCGCGGCGGACAGTTCGCGCACCACGCATGCCGCCGCCGAGGCGCTGGATGCCTGCCGGCTGTTCGCGTCGCAGTTGCGCGCGGCCCTGCTCGGCGGCGATCGCGCGCAGGTGCTGCAGGCGCCCGGCCTGGCCCTGGACACGCCGGCGCTGCGCGCGCTGGCCGTCCGCGACCACGCTGCGGTGCCGGCGACGCAGATCCGCGGCACCGGCTACGTGGTCGATGCGCTGTCGGCGGCGCTGTGGTGTTTTGCCAGCACCGATTGCTTCGCCGACGCGGTGCTGCGCGCGGCCAATCTCGGCGACGATGCCGATACCACCGCGGCGATCTGCGGACAGCTGGCCGGTGCCTTCTACGGCATCGACGGCATTCCCGCCGCCTGGCGTGCACGGGTGCAGGATGCGGCGGACATCGTCGCGCTGGCCGATCGCCTGCATGCGGCCAGCGTCGCCGGGTGAAGGTGGGCAGGCCGGCCGACCGTCCCTGGTCGGCGCCCGCGAAGACCGCAGCGGCGGTCAGTAGTCGTAGCTGACGCTCAGCCGCAGCGAGCGCGGCGCCTGGCTCAGGAACGCCGCGCCATACACCGGGTCGCTGTTGCCCGGGTCGGTTTCCGAATACGGGTACTTCCACAGTGTGGCCTGGCCGTTGAAGACGTTGAACACGTCCAGGTTGAAGGCCAGCTTGTGGTCGGCGTACGCCGGCCGCCACGACACGCCCAGGTCGAGCTGCTTCAGCCACGGCAGCCGGCCCTGGCTGCCCGGAGGCGCCGCTTCGCCCTGGTAGTAGTGGTAGGCGATGCCGTAGCCGGACGGGTCGCTCTGGTCGGCGCCGTAGGAACCCAGCGCGCTGAACGGCGTGCCGGACACCAGCTTGAGATTGGCCGACACCAGCCATTCGGGGGTGAACTGGTAGTAGCCGTAGAACTTGAACTGATGGGTATGGTCGTTGCTCTGCGGGCCGTTGGTGTGTTCCATCAGCTGCGCGAAGTCCCAGGCCTGGGTGGTGGACACCGCGGTCTGGCCGATGCCCGACAGCAGCTGGCCTTCGGTGGTGCCGTAGCTGCGCGACCAGGTGTAGTCGAAGCGGCCGTACCAGCGCTGGTCGAACGGGTGCTCCAGCGACAGATTGAGCCCGTAGTAGTTGCGCTTGAACTTGGGGAAGCCGAGCTGGGCATTGGTCAGCGGCACGCTGACGTAGTTGCCCGAGGTATCCACCAGGGTGAAGGTGTTGGACTTGCCCGGATTGATCAGCCAGCAGCTGACCGGATTGCTGTCCAGCGTCACCGTATGTCCTTGCGCGGCTGCCGCGGCGAACACCGTGTCGCTGTCGCAGTAGTCGTCCACGCCGCTGCGCAGCACGCGGTAGGTGCCCTTGGCGCCGTAGACCCAGCTGTCGCCCCAGGCCTTGGTGAAGCCGAGGATGAACTCGTCCTGGAACGAGGGCTTGATGCCCTGCGTGGCCACGGTCTTGGGGTCGGGCAGGATGCCGTAGTTGTTGTTGGAGGAGACTGCGCCGGAGATCTGGGTCAGGTCGGTGGGGTAGCCGTTGGCGTCGATGCCGCCGTAGGTGTAGTAGGTCGAGGTCGCCAGGGTCGCGCCGGCGGCATTGAAGGCCGGATTCAGCGGCAGCGCCAGGTAGTAGCGTCCGGCGTTGCCGTAGACCTTGAAGCGCGCATCGCCGTCGACGTCCCAGCTGAAGCCCAGGCGCGGCGCCCACTGCCCGCTGGTCTGCTTGATGTACGCGTCGCCGTCGCGGTTGTAGTTGGTGAACTGGTCCAGGCGCAGGCCGAGGCTGAGCAGGAAGCGGTCGCTGATCTGCCAGTTGTCCTCGATGTACTGTGCGCGCTGCGCCGCGCGCACCGAGGCCAGCGCGCTGTAGACGTACCGGCGCACGTAGTAGCCGTCTTCGCCGTTGGCGTAGCCACCGGTGGCCGGCACGCCGAGGCCGGTGTTGATCGGCACGCTCGGGTTGGACTGGCCATAGATCCAGTAATAGCCGTCGCCCGAGGCCACCGAGCCGCGGTTGAGCGCGCGTGCGTTCTGGTTGTCGATGCCGACGGTGATGCTGTGCTCGCCGATGACGTAGTTCAGGTCCAGCCGCAGGTTGTCCGTGCGGTTGCCGCGGTCGGGATCGACCAGCAGCGAGGTGGTCTGCGCGTTGGTGATCGGGGTGCCGCCGGTGTAGGCCGGGTTCTGGAACGAGGTGCCGCTGAGATAGGTCAGCGCGCCGTTGTAGGTGGGGTTGCCGGTGTAGTCGTCGGTGCGCTGCTTGCCGTACTGGGCGCTGAAGGTCAGGCGGTCGGTGAGGTAGCCGGTGTACTTGGCGGTCCACAGGTCGCCGCCGGTCTTGGTGGTGTTGGCGTCGCCGCGCAGGTCGCCGATGTCGTAGCCGCTGTAGTCGTAGTACTTGCCACGGGTGATGTAGCGGCTGGAGGCGCCGGTGATCTCCAACAGCTGGTTGTCGCTGATGTTCCAGTCGAGCTTGGCGTACCAGCTCGGCCGGCGGTAGTGGTAGTCGTAGTAGTACTCGCCCGGGGTGGTTTCGCGCGCACCATAGAACCTGTCGCCATCCTGGCGCTGCAGTTCGTAGGAGCCGAAGAAGAACAGCTTGTCCTGGATGAGCGGGCCGCCCGCATAGAGGCTCTGGGTGCTGAGCGTCGAACCGCTCTTGCTGTCCGGCCGGTACAGCGCGCCGTTGCCGGGCGCGTACACGTCCTTCTGCGAGGAGCGCAGGCCATCGGGTTCCCATGTGGCCTGGCCGCCGAAATGCCATTCGTTGCTGCCGCGCTTGCCGACCGCATTGATCACGCCGCCATCGGAGCGGCCGTACTTGGCGCTGTAGCCGCCGGTGTAGACCTCCAACTGGTCGATGCTGCCGTAGGGCAGGGTCAGTCCGCCCAGTCCGCGCAACGGGTCGGTGGTGTTGAAGCCGTTGATGTAATAGGCGTTCTCCGCGGCCGAGGAGCCGCCGAAGCTGAGCAGCTGCGCGCCGGTCGGACCGATGTAGGTGCCGCTGCCGCTGTTGCCGGCCACGCCTGGCGCCAGCTGCGCGATCGCCTCCGCCGAGCGTCCCAGCGGCAGGCGCTGCAGCTGTTCGGCATCGATCACGGTGCGCGAGTCCACGCTGCTCACGTCGATCGCCGCGGCAGCGCGGTCGGCGCTGACGGTGACCCCGGTCAGGCTGGTGACCGCGGCGAAGGACACGTCGGTGACCGCGCCGACGGTGAGGCCCACGCCCTCGCGGCTGCCGAGCACGCTGTCGTCGGCGCCCTTGGCGATGATGGTGTAGGTCCCCAGCGGCAGTTGGCCGATGCTGAAGCGGCCGCGCGCATCGACCGCGACTTCGCGGCTGAGGCCGCTGTCGCTGCGCACCAGCACGCGTTGCGCGTTGAGCGGCGCCTGGCCGGCGACGGCGCCGGTGGTGGACTGGGCCAGGGCGGACGGCGCGGCGAGTGCGGCGCTCAGCGCCAGCGCGAGCAAGGCGGGCCTGCGGAGAAGGTGGTTCTTTTTCATGTGAGGAGACGGCTCGGGTGGTGGGGGCAGGGACACGCCGCGCCGGCCTCCGATCCACTCGTCCTTGGTGATGCGGTGCGCGGTAACGTTCCCCGCCCCCATTAACCTTAATGTGACGCCTATTCAGAAATACCGCATCGTTATGTCGGCGACACCAATCGTTATCTCGGTCGTTGCCATGGGCGCGCACGCGCCGCCACGCGGTGCAAGCCGGCAAATCCTTCTTCTTGCCGGAGACGGTGCCCTGAAGGGGCGGATGAGGGGACGGGCGAAGTCTCGGAACGTTCGGTGCCGTCAGGCGATCCGTGCCGGCCGTACCCTCACCCCAACCCCTCTCCCGATGGGAGAGGGGCTAGCCGGCAGTTCCTTCTCCCATCGGGAGAAGGTGCCCCGAAGGCGCGGAGGAGGGGACGGGCGAAGTCTCGGAACGTTCGGTGCCGTCAGGCGATCCATGCCGGCCGTACCCTCGCCCCAACCCCTTTCCCGGTGGGAGAGGGGCTAGCCGGCAGTTCCTTCTCCCATCGGGAGAAGGTGCCCCGCAGGGGCGGATGAGGGGACGGGCGAAGCCTCGGAACGTTCGGTGCCGTCAGGCGATCCTTGCTGGACGCACCCTCACCCCAGCCTCTCCCCGGTGGGAGAGGGGCTGCCAGGCTTCGGCCGCGGCGCGCGGCTCAGCGGTCGTCGCGCAGGGTGCCGCCGGGCAGGAACACCCAGGTGCGGGTCACCTGCAGGATGTCGATGTTGTCGTCGGTATGCGGCAGCGGCGGGAACGGCTGCGCCAGCTGCACCACCCGCATGGCCGCGGCGTCGAGCATCGGCACGCCGCTGGAGCGCAGGATGCGGCTGCTCTCGACGCTGCCGTCGCGGCGCACGCCGACGCTGATCACCACCTGGCCGCCCAGCCGCTGCCGGCGCGCCTCGTCGGGGTAGTTGAGGTTGCCGACGCGCTCGGCGCGGTCGACCCAGGCGCGCAGATAATTGGCGTAGGCGTATTCGCGGGTGCTGGCGGAGACGAACTTGCGGTTCGGCCGCTTGGCGTACTGCTCCGAGCGCAGGTGCACCTCGGCGGCCAGGCGCGCCATCTCCGCGTCGCGCTGCTCGCGCTGCGCGTCCACCGGTTGGGTGGGCGCGTCGGTGCGCGGCTGGGTCTGCGGCGCCGGCTGCGGCTGTTCGCCGCGCGCGCTGCTGACCACGCGCGGGGTCGGCTCCGGCGCCGCCGCCGCGGTCTGCGCGCGCAGCGCCTGCGGCGCCAGGCCGTCGCGCTGCTGCGGCACCACCCCGGGCTGGCTGTCGCGCGGGCGCTGCGGTCTGTCGTGGTCGCCGCCGCCCTGCTGGTTGGCCTGGGCCAGGAAGTCGGCCTGCTTCGGCGTCAGCGGGGTGCTGGTCTGGCTGAAGATCACGTCCAGGGTCGGCACCAGCGGCGCGTCGTCGTCGATCGCGAAGCCGACCCCCAGGATCAGCAGGCCGTGCACGATCAGCGACAGCACCAGGGTGGCGCTGAGCCGTTCGCGCTCGCCGATGCGCGGCGCGGGCGTCGCGGCGGCCGCGCTCATCGTGCCGGGTAGGCCTCGATCGCGTCGAACAGCAGCCCGGCGATGTTCAGCCCGAACTGCGCGTCCAGTTCGCGCACGCAGGTGGGGCTGGTCACGTTGACCTCGGTCAGGTAGTCGCCGATCACGTCCAGGCCGACGAAGCGCATGCCGCGCCGTTTCATTTCCGGGCCGACCTGGCCGGCGATCCAGCGGTCGCGCTCGCTCAGCGGGCGGCCTTCGCCGCGGCCGCCGGCGGCCAGGTTGCCGCGGAATTCGTCGCCCTGCGGAATCCGCGCCAGGCAGTAGTCCACCGGCACGCCATCGACCAGCAGGATGCGCTTGTCGCCGGCGCTGATGTCGGGAATGAAGCGCTGCGCCAGGGCCAGCTTGCGGCCGCCGTCGGTCAGCGTCTCCAGGATCACGTTGAGGTTGGGGTCGCCGTTGCCGCTGCGGAAGATCGAGCGCCCGCCCATCCCGTCCAGCGGTTTCAGCACCGCCTGGCCGTGCTCGAGCACGAACGCCTTCAGTGCGGCCGCGTCGCGGCCGACCAGGGTCGGCGGGCAGCACTGCGGGAACAGCAGCGCGGCCAGCTTCTCGTTGAAGTCGCGCAGGCCCTGCGGGTCGTTGACCACCTGCGCGCCGGCGCGCTGGGCCACGCTCAGCACGTGGGTGTCGTACAGGAACTCCGAATCGAACGGCGGGTCCTTGCGCATCAGCACCACCTGGCCGGGGCCGAACGCCAGCTCGGCGAACGCGCCCAGCTCGAACCAGCCGGCGGTGTCGTCGCGTACCTGCAGCGGCGCCACCTGCGCCAGCGCGGCGCCGTCGCGCAGCGACAGTCCGCCGGGCCGCACATAGTGCAAACGGTGCCCGCGACGCTGCGCTTCCAGCAACATGGCGAAGGTAGTGTCTTTGGCAATCTTGATGCTGGCGATGGGATCCATCACCACGATGACATCGAACGACATGGCGGTACCTGGGGGGCTGAGCGGAAGATGGTAGCGGGTCGGCGGCAGGGGTGCGCAGCGGCGCCGGCACGGGGCCGCGCGGCACCCGGCGCCGGCAATCAAACTGTGACATAGTTAGCGCTAGAAAGTGATCCGAAGCAGAGCCGTGGCGACGGCCTTGACAGTCTGAGCGGGTCTTGGGATACATGTCGTTTCGCAGCGACGTCGGATCCGATGAAGCGTCGCGCGCCTGGGGGCAAGTGAATGAGTGAAAACACGACTGCGGGTGGGGAACTCGCAGGACTGAGGGTCATGGTGATCGATGACTCGAAGACGATCCGCCGCACCGCCGAAACGCTGTTGAAGCGCGAGGGGTGCGAGGTGGTCACCGCCACCGACGGCTTCGAGGCCCTGGCCAAGATCGCCGACCAGCAGCCGCAGATCATCTTCGTGGACATCATGATGCCGCGGCTGGACGGCTATCAGACCTGCGCGCTGATCAAGGGCAACCAGCTGTTCAAGGCGACGCCGGTGATCATGCTGTCCTCCAAGGACGGCCTGTTCGACAAGGCGCGCGGCCGCATCGTCGGGTCCGAGCAGTACCTCACCAAACCCTTCACACGCGAAGAACTGCTGGGCGCGATCCGTACATACGTCAACGCCTGACCAGGGGGAAAGGCACCATGGCTCGAATCTTGTTGATCGAGGACTCACCGACCGACCGGGCGGTGTTCACGCAGTGGCTGGAAAAAGCCGGCCACGAGGTGCTCGCCACCGACAACGCCGAGGACGGGCTGAAGCTCGTGCGCGAGCAGGCGCCCAGCCTGGTGCTGATGGACGTGGTGCTGCCGGGAATGAGCGGCTTCCAGGCCACCCGCGCGCTGTCGCGCGACGAGGCCACCCGGCACATCCCGGTGCTGATCATCAGCACCAAGAGCATGGAGACCGACAAGGTCTGGGGCATGCGCCAGGGCGCCACCGACTACATCGTCAAGCCGCCGCGCGAAGACGACCTGATCGCCCGCATCAACCAATTGGTCGGCTGACGTGCGTTCGCCCTTCGACATCCTCGAGGCCTACGAGCGGCGCAGCCTGGCGCACGCGGTGCAGATGCCCGAGCGCGAGTTCGACGAGAACATCTGGCGCGGGGTCGGCTTCCGCGTCGGCAACCGCCACCTGGTCTCCGACTTCCGCGAGGTGGTGGAAATCGTGCGCATGCCGCCGATCACCCCGGTGCCGGGCGCGCAGCCGTGGCTGCTGGGCGTGGGCAACCTGCGCGGCAACCTGTTCCCGGTGGTCGACCTGAAACAGTTCATGGAAGGCCAGCGCACCTCGCTGCTGGAAGGCCAGCGCGTGCTGATCATGCGCCAGAGCGGC carries:
- the pilG gene encoding twitching motility response regulator PilG; the encoded protein is MSENTTAGGELAGLRVMVIDDSKTIRRTAETLLKREGCEVVTATDGFEALAKIADQQPQIIFVDIMMPRLDGYQTCALIKGNQLFKATPVIMLSSKDGLFDKARGRIVGSEQYLTKPFTREELLGAIRTYVNA
- the gshB gene encoding glutathione synthase produces the protein MSFDVIVVMDPIASIKIAKDTTFAMLLEAQRRGHRLHYVRPGGLSLRDGAALAQVAPLQVRDDTAGWFELGAFAELAFGPGQVVLMRKDPPFDSEFLYDTHVLSVAQRAGAQVVNDPQGLRDFNEKLAALLFPQCCPPTLVGRDAAALKAFVLEHGQAVLKPLDGMGGRSIFRSGNGDPNLNVILETLTDGGRKLALAQRFIPDISAGDKRILLVDGVPVDYCLARIPQGDEFRGNLAAGGRGEGRPLSERDRWIAGQVGPEMKRRGMRFVGLDVIGDYLTEVNVTSPTCVRELDAQFGLNIAGLLFDAIEAYPAR
- a CDS encoding ADP-ribosylglycohydrolase family protein, with amino-acid sequence MTAAGTERARFRGCLLGLAVGDALGTTLEFKAPGSFAPIDDMVGGGPFDLRPGQWTDDTSMALCLAHSLLYREGFDATDQMNRYCNWYRHGYLSSTGTCFDIGNTVRQALERYLDGGPAFSGSDDPRAAGNGSLMRLAPVAMYYAHRPDVLAERAADSSRTTHAAAEALDACRLFASQLRAALLGGDRAQVLQAPGLALDTPALRALAVRDHAAVPATQIRGTGYVVDALSAALWCFASTDCFADAVLRAANLGDDADTTAAICGQLAGAFYGIDGIPAAWRARVQDAADIVALADRLHAASVAG
- a CDS encoding energy transducer TonB family protein encodes the protein MSAAAATPAPRIGERERLSATLVLSLIVHGLLILGVGFAIDDDAPLVPTLDVIFSQTSTPLTPKQADFLAQANQQGGGDHDRPQRPRDSQPGVVPQQRDGLAPQALRAQTAAAAPEPTPRVVSSARGEQPQPAPQTQPRTDAPTQPVDAQREQRDAEMARLAAEVHLRSEQYAKRPNRKFVSASTREYAYANYLRAWVDRAERVGNLNYPDEARRQRLGGQVVISVGVRRDGSVESSRILRSSGVPMLDAAAMRVVQLAQPFPPLPHTDDNIDILQVTRTWVFLPGGTLRDDR
- a CDS encoding TonB-dependent receptor; the encoded protein is MKKNHLLRRPALLALALSAALAAPSALAQSTTGAVAGQAPLNAQRVLVRSDSGLSREVAVDARGRFSIGQLPLGTYTIIAKGADDSVLGSREGVGLTVGAVTDVSFAAVTSLTGVTVSADRAAAAIDVSSVDSRTVIDAEQLQRLPLGRSAEAIAQLAPGVAGNSGSGTYIGPTGAQLLSFGGSSAAENAYYINGFNTTDPLRGLGGLTLPYGSIDQLEVYTGGYSAKYGRSDGGVINAVGKRGSNEWHFGGQATWEPDGLRSSQKDVYAPGNGALYRPDSKSGSTLSTQSLYAGGPLIQDKLFFFGSYELQRQDGDRFYGARETTPGEYYYDYHYRRPSWYAKLDWNISDNQLLEITGASSRYITRGKYYDYSGYDIGDLRGDANTTKTGGDLWTAKYTGYLTDRLTFSAQYGKQRTDDYTGNPTYNGALTYLSGTSFQNPAYTGGTPITNAQTTSLLVDPDRGNRTDNLRLDLNYVIGEHSITVGIDNQNARALNRGSVASGDGYYWIYGQSNPSVPINTGLGVPATGGYANGEDGYYVRRYVYSALASVRAAQRAQYIEDNWQISDRFLLSLGLRLDQFTNYNRDGDAYIKQTSGQWAPRLGFSWDVDGDARFKVYGNAGRYYLALPLNPAFNAAGATLATSTYYTYGGIDANGYPTDLTQISGAVSSNNNYGILPDPKTVATQGIKPSFQDEFILGFTKAWGDSWVYGAKGTYRVLRSGVDDYCDSDTVFAAAAAQGHTVTLDSNPVSCWLINPGKSNTFTLVDTSGNYVSVPLTNAQLGFPKFKRNYYGLNLSLEHPFDQRWYGRFDYTWSRSYGTTEGQLLSGIGQTAVSTTQAWDFAQLMEHTNGPQSNDHTHQFKFYGYYQFTPEWLVSANLKLVSGTPFSALGSYGADQSDPSGYGIAYHYYQGEAAPPGSQGRLPWLKQLDLGVSWRPAYADHKLAFNLDVFNVFNGQATLWKYPYSETDPGNSDPVYGAAFLSQAPRSLRLSVSYDY